The genomic window CACGTCACCACGGTTCGGTTTCATCTGGATGTGCTCACGAGGGAATCCCTGGTGCGCCAATTTCAGCAACCGCCGCGGGGTCGCGGTCGTCCGCGCATCGGATACAGCGCGGTGCAGCGATCGGTCGGCTACCAAGAACTAGCGCAGGTACTCGCCGACCAGCTCGGGCCGGATCCGCGCAGGCGCTCCGAGGCGGCCATCGCGGCGGGCCGGGCCTGGGGCGCGAAGCTGGACGCCGGTGACCACCGGGTCGAATCGCTGGAGGACGCCAAAGACGTCACCATGACGCTGCTCTCGGAGCTCGGCTTCGCACCGGAACGCGATCCGAATTCCGAGACCAGTGAGCAGGCGCTGATCCGGTTGACCGCCTGCCCGCTGCGGGAACTCGCGCGCACGCACTCCGAAGTGGTGTGTGGCGTACATCTGGGACTGATCAAAGAGGTGCTCGACCGCAACGGGGCGCGCGGCGAGGTGAACGTGCGCCTGCATCCGTT from Nocardia iowensis includes these protein-coding regions:
- a CDS encoding helix-turn-helix transcriptional regulator, producing MSDSWPRRRLLAILRGASEPLDAQELARITGQHVTTVRFHLDVLTRESLVRQFQQPPRGRGRPRIGYSAVQRSVGYQELAQVLADQLGPDPRRRSEAAIAAGRAWGAKLDAGDHRVESLEDAKDVTMTLLSELGFAPERDPNSETSEQALIRLTACPLRELARTHSEVVCGVHLGLIKEVLDRNGARGEVNVRLHPFVEPELCVVRLEMMARREQEMRREPETREVATVPAVGGDASASEPLIAPPSAGRVAPQLRNGDPNVAKQSAQQW